Proteins encoded by one window of Candidatus Thorarchaeota archaeon:
- a CDS encoding DUF2695 domain-containing protein, whose product MFESDVRQGIRSDATRIILTQPQDHPAGAVGSSGPEVVQVTSEGEEGEGEDRCPDTGLYTHACRCASCRPITIQPLEILLDSPTLHALIEKTKAMLEMLRYLEENHFILQSASAETGFVMTPPEVDQYVWTRCSGCGYPIITERGGEIEGLCTECTPIADSLRPESAEYYGDLFDYVSMMCSLGSDEGLVGAGCRGDLSFVKHFCRMHDIDFEAVKRRLYATGGHCDCEVLLNSSDNIPRFSRLPKLEEN is encoded by the coding sequence TTGTTCGAGAGTGACGTCAGACAGGGAATACGTTCTGATGCCACACGAATCATACTCACGCAGCCCCAAGACCACCCAGCAGGAGCTGTCGGCTCCAGTGGACCAGAGGTTGTACAGGTGACATCGGAAGGAGAAGAAGGAGAGGGAGAGGACCGTTGCCCTGACACCGGGCTGTATACGCATGCGTGTCGTTGTGCGTCGTGTAGACCAATAACCATCCAGCCGCTTGAAATCCTACTGGACAGTCCCACACTCCATGCCCTGATTGAGAAGACGAAAGCCATGCTTGAGATGCTCAGGTATCTGGAGGAGAACCACTTCATCTTGCAGAGTGCGAGTGCGGAGACTGGTTTTGTAATGACCCCCCCAGAGGTTGACCAGTACGTCTGGACTCGCTGCTCCGGGTGCGGATACCCGATAATCACAGAGCGTGGCGGCGAGATCGAGGGGCTCTGCACTGAGTGCACGCCCATTGCAGACTCACTACGTCCGGAGTCCGCAGAGTACTACGGAGACCTATTCGATTACGTGTCTATGATGTGTTCGCTGGGCTCAGATGAGGGACTCGTCGGCGCAGGGTGCAGAGGTGACCTGAGCTTCGTGAAGCACTTCTGCAGAATGCATGACATCGACTTTGAAGCAGTCAAGAGGAGGCTGTATGCTACCGGAGGACACTGCGACTGTGAAGTCTTGCTAAACAGCTCTGATAACATACCCAGATTCAGTCGTCTGCCTAAGCTAGAAGAGAACTGA
- a CDS encoding Lrp/AsnC family transcriptional regulator codes for MPFRVFVAVKTSAAKMEQVRRYLREQRVVSQACSVYTGPYDIIAVVDVDSLDDYRRFALYDLPRIDGIEDYESFIAIHA; via the coding sequence ATGCCCTTTCGTGTATTCGTTGCAGTAAAGACGAGTGCTGCGAAGATGGAGCAGGTGAGGCGGTACCTAAGGGAACAGCGAGTAGTATCACAGGCATGTTCTGTCTATACTGGACCCTACGACATAATCGCAGTAGTTGATGTGGACTCGCTCGACGACTACCGGAGGTTCGCCCTCTATGATCTCCCGAGGATAGATGGCATCGAAGACTACGAGTCCTTTATCGCGATACACGCGTGA
- the uvrA gene encoding excinuclease ABC subunit UvrA — MAVLKEVPEDSETEVEGPHDIVVRGAAEHNLRHIDVDIPREKFTVVTGVSGSGKSSLVFDTIFAEGQRRFVESLSPYARQFIGLLEKPKVDFISGLSPSISIDQKSAGRNPRSTVGTITEIYDFLRLLYARVGIPHCPRCGKVIEPQTAQQMVDRVLALGIGTKISILAPIVRGRKGEYRKEFRELRQKGYVRARVDGEVKELEEGMSLDRYFEHTIEVIIDRLAVEDSERARVSEAIETALKMADGVVVIDTGDQNITLSNRFACVDCGISLPEMEPRLFSWNTPHGACPECTGLGVTRDVDPRLLVPDDSLSLAQGAIAPYNWMAKSGQLKAVADHYGFSMHVPWRELAKEHRDRVLYGTGTEEIEVHWKWGDDPDRTQWEGTSVAPFRGVVEYMRRNYRQTQSSYIRTKLEQYMPETVCPVCKGKRLRPEAQAVKFRDKSIVELDRMSVRDLREFLKSVKLSDHEAPIARPILKEIEGRIGFLCDVGLDYLTLDRPAPSLAGGEAQRIRLASQIGSNLVGVTYVCDEPSIGLHQRDNLRLLKSLLRLRDLGNTVIVVEHDESTMEAADYIVDLGPGAGAEGGRVVVAGTREEVMKSKESLTAKFLRGEEVIPIPAQRRKPNGRYIEVKGARHHNLKNISVRIPLGLFIAVTGVSGSGKSSLITETLQRELSRRFYGARDPPGEHDAILGVEQLDKVIIIDQSPIGRTPRSNPATYVSLFSNIRDLFASLPEAKIRGYGPGRFSFNVKGGRCEKCKGAGVEVIEMQFLPPVEVTCSECKGRRYNRETLNVRFKGKNIADVLAMRVDEAYEFFADVPVIRRKLQTLLEVGMGYVQLGQPATTLSGGEGQRIKLSKYLSRPATGQTLILLDEPTTGLHSADIKKLLEVLHRLVDLGNTVIVIEHQLDVVKTADWVIDLGPEGGDEGGYLVAEGTPEQVAGVRASYTGRFLKDMLGVHEDHGNQQTVSGAVTDR; from the coding sequence ATGGCAGTCCTGAAGGAAGTCCCTGAGGACAGCGAAACGGAAGTGGAGGGCCCGCATGACATCGTGGTCCGTGGGGCCGCTGAACACAATCTACGCCACATCGATGTTGACATCCCGCGAGAGAAGTTCACTGTGGTGACCGGTGTGTCAGGGTCGGGCAAGTCCAGTCTTGTCTTTGACACAATCTTCGCGGAGGGGCAGAGAAGATTTGTCGAGTCGCTCTCACCATACGCTCGCCAGTTCATAGGTCTCCTTGAGAAGCCCAAAGTCGACTTCATTTCGGGCCTGTCACCCTCAATATCCATCGACCAGAAGAGTGCTGGGCGTAACCCCCGGAGTACTGTCGGCACTATCACTGAGATATATGACTTCCTGAGACTTCTCTACGCACGTGTCGGGATTCCGCACTGCCCACGGTGCGGGAAGGTGATTGAGCCTCAGACAGCACAGCAGATGGTCGACCGGGTCCTTGCGCTCGGTATAGGGACCAAGATCTCCATACTGGCTCCGATTGTGAGAGGCCGCAAGGGAGAGTACAGAAAGGAGTTCAGGGAGCTGCGTCAGAAGGGCTACGTCCGTGCTCGCGTTGATGGAGAGGTCAAAGAGCTTGAGGAGGGGATGTCCCTCGACAGGTACTTCGAGCACACCATTGAGGTCATCATAGACAGGCTTGCAGTGGAAGACTCAGAGCGAGCCAGAGTCTCGGAGGCCATCGAGACGGCGTTGAAGATGGCCGATGGTGTAGTCGTAATTGACACGGGCGACCAGAACATCACCCTCTCCAACAGGTTCGCATGCGTGGACTGCGGGATAAGCCTGCCAGAGATGGAACCACGTCTGTTCTCATGGAACACTCCGCACGGTGCTTGCCCGGAGTGCACCGGTCTCGGGGTGACACGCGATGTTGATCCGCGTCTCCTTGTGCCTGACGACTCTCTGAGTCTTGCACAGGGAGCAATTGCACCGTACAACTGGATGGCGAAGTCGGGGCAACTGAAGGCCGTTGCGGACCACTATGGTTTCTCCATGCATGTCCCATGGCGTGAGCTGGCAAAGGAGCACCGGGACAGAGTCCTGTACGGCACAGGCACCGAAGAGATAGAGGTCCACTGGAAGTGGGGTGACGACCCTGACAGGACTCAGTGGGAGGGCACATCCGTTGCGCCCTTCAGAGGCGTTGTCGAGTACATGCGGCGTAACTACCGGCAGACCCAGTCCAGCTACATCAGGACCAAGCTTGAGCAGTACATGCCAGAGACTGTATGTCCGGTCTGCAAGGGGAAGCGACTTCGTCCCGAGGCACAGGCCGTCAAGTTCCGAGACAAGTCGATTGTTGAACTCGACCGCATGTCTGTCAGAGACCTCAGGGAGTTCCTCAAGAGCGTCAAGCTCTCCGACCATGAGGCCCCCATCGCGAGACCTATCCTGAAGGAGATCGAGGGGCGCATCGGATTCCTGTGTGATGTCGGACTGGACTATCTCACACTGGACAGGCCTGCACCATCCCTTGCAGGCGGTGAGGCGCAGAGGATACGATTGGCAAGTCAGATTGGGTCGAACCTTGTGGGAGTGACATATGTCTGCGACGAGCCCTCCATAGGTCTGCATCAGAGGGACAACCTGCGTCTACTCAAGTCACTGCTGAGACTGAGAGACCTCGGTAACACAGTGATTGTCGTGGAGCATGACGAGTCAACGATGGAGGCCGCAGACTACATCGTCGATCTCGGCCCAGGTGCTGGGGCTGAGGGCGGAAGGGTTGTCGTGGCAGGAACACGCGAGGAGGTCATGAAGTCCAAGGAGTCACTTACCGCCAAGTTCCTTCGGGGCGAGGAGGTCATCCCGATCCCAGCACAGCGACGCAAGCCGAATGGTCGCTACATCGAGGTGAAGGGCGCACGGCACCACAATCTGAAGAACATCAGTGTACGCATACCTCTTGGTCTATTCATAGCAGTGACCGGTGTCAGTGGCTCTGGGAAGAGCAGTCTGATTACTGAGACTCTCCAGAGGGAGTTGTCACGACGCTTCTACGGAGCGAGGGACCCACCTGGTGAACATGATGCGATACTGGGCGTCGAGCAACTGGACAAGGTGATCATCATTGACCAGAGCCCTATTGGACGAACCCCACGCTCGAATCCTGCAACCTACGTCAGCCTGTTCTCCAACATCAGGGACCTCTTTGCCAGTCTACCGGAAGCAAAGATACGCGGCTATGGTCCCGGGCGATTCAGCTTCAATGTGAAGGGGGGCAGATGCGAGAAGTGCAAGGGCGCAGGAGTAGAGGTCATTGAGATGCAGTTCTTGCCTCCTGTGGAGGTCACGTGCTCCGAGTGCAAAGGACGACGTTACAACCGTGAGACCCTGAATGTGCGTTTCAAAGGAAAGAACATAGCTGACGTCCTGGCCATGAGAGTGGATGAGGCCTATGAGTTCTTCGCCGACGTGCCAGTCATCAGGCGGAAGCTCCAGACACTTCTGGAAGTGGGGATGGGATATGTGCAGCTCGGACAGCCCGCCACAACGCTGTCAGGAGGCGAGGGACAGAGAATCAAGCTGAGCAAGTATCTCTCTCGCCCGGCCACTGGTCAGACACTGATCCTGCTTGACGAACCAACGACCGGTCTTCACTCTGCGGACATCAAGAAGTTGCTGGAGGTACTGCACAGGCTTGTAGACCTAGGAAACACAGTGATTGTCATCGAACACCAGCTTGATGTTGTCAAGACCGCAGACTGGGTCATCGACCTTGGACCTGAGGGCGGGGACGAGGGAGGGTACCTAGTGGCAGAGGGAACTCCCGAACAGGTCGCAGGGGTCAGGGCATCGTACACGGGGAGGTTCCTGAAGGATATGCTTGGGGTCCACGAGGACCACGGCAATCAGCAGACAGTGTCAGGGGCTGTGACGGACAGGTGA
- a CDS encoding 4Fe-4S binding protein: protein MIWKVDKNKCTACGTCADVCPVDPSLYVIEEKAVFQVDRADECTECFACVDSCPEGAISE, encoded by the coding sequence ATGATTTGGAAGGTAGACAAGAACAAGTGCACTGCATGTGGTACATGCGCTGATGTCTGTCCAGTGGACCCATCGCTTTATGTGATTGAGGAGAAGGCGGTCTTTCAGGTAGACAGGGCCGACGAGTGCACAGAGTGTTTTGCCTGCGTTGACAGCTGCCCAGAGGGCGCCATCTCCGAATAG
- the uvrC gene encoding excinuclease ABC subunit UvrC produces MAELRRLVDDLPLQPGVYLWKDREGKVLYVGKAKELRKRVQSYMRRRGLDRKTWELMQRAEDLETIVTNTEREALLLEMTLIKKHQPKYNISLKDDRRHAWIRIDTTSPIPTVEVTRDVSKDGARYFGPYGSTKRLDRFLETLRKFLPVAICKRPESVKRECMDFHIQRCMGPCRDDVDKHEYRKLIEQLCLFLEGNEALLADVIRREMAAASESLQFERAALLRDRLMDLEIMMRRQQVIDTDGHNRDVIGISRTETSSLIQVMVIRGGMLIGTDHFLFEETLETSDEDLVTAFVEQFYFELPQLPDEILLPTPIPTQTQLASWLSEGCSTPVTIRPPSDTREQELVRMANNNAMRSLRKILILGESEDEIVDNGVKDLKEVLGLSHVPMHIECFDIANIQGTDPTGSCVVFRNGQPDNKKYRMFRVRVKETPDDYAMMREVVFRRYKGVLERGEPLPDLVIVDGGKGQLSVAQSALSELGLDYLPVAGLAKREETIFTSDSPEGITLARDSDALRLLQRIRDEAHRFAQKYHHRLREKHFTGSLLEDAPGIGPKRRKALIEVFGTIEGVRQATVAQLAQVEGMTEKAATELRTWLDSRKGQVDNNESTET; encoded by the coding sequence ATGGCTGAGCTTCGACGGCTTGTTGACGACCTGCCTCTTCAGCCAGGCGTCTATCTGTGGAAGGACCGGGAGGGAAAGGTCCTCTATGTGGGCAAGGCCAAGGAGCTGAGGAAGCGTGTACAGTCCTACATGCGCAGGAGAGGGCTGGACAGGAAGACATGGGAGCTGATGCAGCGGGCCGAAGACCTTGAGACAATAGTGACCAACACGGAGCGAGAGGCACTCCTTCTTGAGATGACACTGATAAAGAAGCACCAGCCGAAGTACAACATCTCTCTCAAGGACGACAGAAGGCATGCATGGATCCGCATAGACACGACAAGTCCCATACCGACCGTAGAGGTGACAAGAGATGTCAGCAAGGATGGAGCGAGATACTTTGGTCCATATGGCAGCACGAAGAGACTTGACCGATTCCTTGAGACTCTGAGGAAGTTCTTGCCCGTGGCAATCTGCAAGCGCCCCGAGTCAGTGAAACGGGAGTGCATGGACTTTCACATACAGCGGTGTATGGGGCCTTGCAGGGATGATGTTGACAAGCACGAGTACAGGAAGCTGATTGAACAGCTGTGCCTGTTCCTTGAGGGCAACGAGGCCCTTCTGGCAGATGTCATACGCCGGGAGATGGCGGCCGCCTCTGAGAGCCTTCAGTTCGAGAGAGCAGCACTCCTTCGCGACAGGCTGATGGACCTGGAGATAATGATGCGCCGGCAACAGGTCATTGACACTGATGGACACAACCGAGATGTGATTGGCATCTCGAGGACTGAGACCTCCAGTTTGATACAAGTGATGGTGATTCGCGGGGGAATGTTGATTGGAACAGACCACTTCCTGTTTGAAGAGACACTCGAGACAAGTGATGAGGACCTAGTCACAGCCTTTGTCGAGCAGTTCTACTTCGAACTCCCCCAGTTGCCCGACGAGATCTTGCTCCCGACTCCCATTCCTACTCAGACTCAGCTCGCCAGCTGGTTGAGCGAGGGATGCAGCACCCCTGTCACGATTCGTCCCCCGTCCGATACGCGGGAGCAGGAACTGGTACGGATGGCAAACAACAATGCAATGCGGTCCCTGAGAAAAATCCTCATTCTGGGTGAGAGCGAAGACGAGATAGTGGACAACGGTGTGAAGGACCTGAAGGAGGTCCTCGGTCTCAGCCACGTCCCGATGCACATAGAGTGTTTTGACATAGCCAACATACAGGGGACCGATCCAACTGGTTCCTGTGTGGTGTTCCGAAATGGGCAGCCGGACAACAAGAAATACAGAATGTTTCGTGTGCGAGTCAAGGAGACCCCGGACGACTACGCTATGATGCGCGAAGTTGTCTTCCGCCGCTACAAGGGAGTGCTCGAACGTGGAGAACCACTGCCCGACCTTGTCATAGTGGATGGTGGAAAGGGACAGCTCTCAGTCGCTCAATCGGCTCTCAGTGAGCTGGGCTTGGACTATCTGCCTGTGGCAGGGCTTGCAAAGCGTGAAGAGACAATCTTCACTAGCGACTCGCCCGAAGGCATCACACTTGCCAGGGACTCGGACGCGCTCCGTCTTCTCCAGAGGATACGCGATGAGGCTCACAGGTTTGCTCAGAAGTACCATCACAGGTTAAGGGAGAAACACTTCACAGGGTCCCTCCTCGAAGACGCCCCCGGAATCGGCCCGAAGCGGCGCAAGGCTCTGATCGAAGTCTTCGGCACCATTGAAGGGGTCCGACAGGCGACTGTCGCGCAGCTCGCCCAGGTCGAGGGAATGACTGAGAAGGCTGCCACAGAACTGAGGACTTGGCTTGACAGCAGGAAAGGCCAAGTGGACAACAATGAATCAACAGAAACATAA
- the uvrA gene encoding excinuclease ABC subunit UvrA codes for MTGFIRVRKAEEHNLKRISVDIPRNQLVVVTGPSGSGKSTLVFDCVFAEGQRRYVESLSSYARRFLGRLDKPRVESITGLPPAISIEQKGGTKNPRSTVSTSTEIHDYLRLLYANIGTPHCIKCRRPMEQLTAESVATLLLSENGGQRVHILAPVIREETGKHEDTIVQLAQSGFARLRVDGEYHDIGGLELDGRKKHSIEVVVDRIDLAQKDRERLVGSIETALETGDGVAIVAREDVPDLTFAERLMCPKCGVQYDKLGPKAFSYNTPAGACPTCNGLGEIFDFDPDLIVPDKKLSLRQGALHPWARTSVSWPMLLLEALGEAAGFSIDTPWEELSDTAKEVILWGRPSYRVTFKNEYTDYKGRLISSQTTRNWEGMIPRLRRHLGEEYNPDYKERILSRYTRAGACPSCGGKKLRPESLAVTVGGKSIDEVTSMTIKEAYSFFSSLQLSERDAKIARLILKEILARLRFIMSVGLDYLSLDRKSMTLSGGESQRIRLATQIGSALTGVLYCLDEPSVGLHPRDIGRLLKTLTDLRSLGNTVLVVEHDRDTIYAADHVIDLGPAAGIHGGRVVAEGPPEQVLADPKSLTAQYLAGRKQIPVPRQRRRGNGQSIWLRGCRANNLKAVTVEIPLGMMVCVTGVSGSGKSTLVNETLYKALARQINGASVEPGAYDSIEGTENIDRLILVDQSPIGRTPRSNPATYTKVFDSIRELFARMPEAKARGYTAGRFSFNTRAGRCEKCQGSGLLRVEMHFMSDVYVKCDACNGQRFDRETLEVTYKGRNITDVLSMEVGEALEFFADIPDIVDKLQTLKDVGLSYVQLGQPATTLSGGEAQRMKLAAELARKNTGNTLYILDEPTTGLSASDVHVLLKVLGRLVDAGNTVIVIEHNLEVIKTADWIIDLGPEGGDEGGEVIACGTPEDICAVKASHTGQHLRGVLSFPAD; via the coding sequence GTGACCGGCTTCATTCGTGTCAGGAAAGCGGAAGAGCACAACCTGAAGCGCATCTCCGTAGACATTCCGCGAAACCAACTGGTCGTTGTCACTGGTCCCAGTGGCTCGGGCAAGTCAACGCTTGTATTCGACTGTGTCTTTGCTGAGGGGCAGCGACGATACGTTGAGTCACTCTCCAGTTATGCCCGTCGGTTCTTGGGGCGTCTTGACAAGCCGCGTGTCGAGTCGATTACCGGTCTGCCACCAGCCATATCCATAGAACAGAAGGGAGGGACCAAGAACCCACGGAGCACGGTCTCTACGAGTACTGAGATACACGACTATCTTCGACTCCTCTACGCGAACATTGGGACACCGCACTGCATCAAGTGTAGGAGACCCATGGAACAACTCACTGCAGAGTCTGTGGCAACCCTGCTGCTGAGCGAGAACGGCGGCCAGCGAGTCCACATACTGGCACCGGTGATACGTGAGGAAACCGGAAAGCACGAGGACACAATCGTCCAGCTGGCTCAGAGCGGCTTTGCGAGGCTGAGAGTGGATGGTGAGTACCACGACATTGGAGGTCTGGAACTGGATGGGAGAAAGAAACACAGCATCGAAGTTGTGGTGGACCGAATCGACCTGGCCCAGAAGGACCGTGAACGTCTTGTGGGGTCGATTGAGACCGCTCTTGAGACCGGTGATGGAGTAGCCATCGTTGCGAGGGAGGACGTGCCAGACCTGACTTTCGCAGAGCGGCTCATGTGCCCAAAGTGTGGCGTGCAGTACGACAAGCTCGGTCCGAAGGCCTTCTCGTACAACACACCTGCGGGAGCCTGCCCGACCTGCAACGGTCTCGGCGAGATATTCGACTTTGACCCGGACCTCATCGTTCCGGACAAGAAGTTGAGCTTGCGTCAAGGGGCGTTGCATCCGTGGGCGCGCACGTCAGTCAGCTGGCCCATGCTGCTGCTTGAGGCCCTCGGAGAGGCAGCTGGTTTCTCGATTGACACCCCATGGGAAGAGCTGTCAGACACCGCCAAGGAAGTCATTCTATGGGGACGACCCTCGTACCGCGTCACATTCAAGAACGAATACACAGACTACAAGGGCCGACTGATAAGCAGCCAGACCACTCGTAACTGGGAGGGAATGATTCCCAGACTCCGCCGCCATCTTGGAGAAGAGTACAACCCCGACTACAAGGAGAGGATACTTTCAAGGTACACGCGTGCGGGAGCATGTCCGTCATGCGGAGGCAAGAAGCTCCGTCCTGAGAGTCTGGCAGTCACAGTCGGCGGGAAGAGCATAGATGAAGTCACCTCAATGACCATCAAGGAGGCCTACTCGTTTTTCAGCAGCCTTCAGCTGTCTGAACGTGACGCAAAGATAGCACGGCTCATACTGAAGGAGATTCTTGCACGGCTCAGGTTCATAATGTCCGTCGGACTCGACTATCTCAGCCTAGACCGCAAGTCCATGACCCTCAGCGGCGGTGAGAGCCAGAGAATCCGACTCGCCACACAGATCGGGTCCGCGCTGACTGGCGTTCTGTACTGCTTGGACGAACCCAGTGTGGGGCTTCATCCTCGGGATATCGGTAGACTCCTCAAGACGTTGACTGATCTCCGAAGCCTCGGCAACACGGTACTAGTGGTGGAGCATGACAGGGACACAATCTACGCTGCAGACCATGTGATAGACCTAGGTCCCGCGGCGGGCATCCATGGCGGAAGAGTCGTGGCAGAGGGACCACCGGAGCAAGTCCTAGCAGACCCGAAGTCACTGACCGCACAGTATCTTGCCGGTAGGAAACAGATTCCAGTCCCCAGACAGCGACGCAGGGGAAACGGACAATCAATCTGGCTGCGAGGCTGTCGTGCCAACAACCTAAAGGCGGTGACCGTGGAGATTCCGCTGGGAATGATGGTCTGTGTGACAGGGGTGTCGGGGTCAGGCAAGTCAACACTCGTCAACGAGACCCTCTACAAGGCGCTGGCCCGACAGATCAATGGTGCCTCGGTAGAGCCCGGCGCATACGACTCCATTGAAGGGACTGAGAACATTGACCGACTAATACTCGTCGACCAGTCCCCAATCGGCCGCACCCCGAGGTCGAATCCTGCGACCTACACGAAGGTCTTCGACAGCATCCGAGAGCTCTTTGCAAGGATGCCTGAGGCGAAGGCAAGAGGCTACACTGCAGGACGCTTCAGCTTCAACACGCGAGCTGGCAGGTGCGAGAAGTGTCAGGGGAGTGGTCTTCTTCGTGTGGAGATGCATTTCATGAGCGATGTCTATGTGAAGTGTGACGCGTGCAACGGACAACGCTTCGACCGGGAGACCCTTGAGGTCACCTATAAGGGTCGGAACATCACTGACGTGCTCTCAATGGAGGTCGGTGAAGCGCTTGAGTTCTTTGCGGACATCCCTGACATTGTGGACAAGCTACAGACCTTGAAGGATGTCGGTCTGTCGTATGTTCAGCTCGGACAGCCTGCGACAACCCTGAGTGGCGGCGAGGCCCAACGCATGAAGCTCGCAGCTGAGCTCGCCCGGAAGAACACAGGGAACACGCTCTACATACTCGACGAGCCAACGACAGGTCTCTCAGCCTCTGACGTGCATGTACTTCTGAAGGTGTTGGGAAGACTTGTCGACGCGGGGAATACGGTAATCGTGATTGAACACAATCTTGAGGTGATAAAGACCGCCGACTGGATCATTGACCTTGGTCCGGAGGGCGGTGACGAAGGCGGAGAGGTCATCGCCTGCGGGACTCCTGAAGACATCTGTGCTGTGAAGGCATCTCACACCGGACAGCATCTCAGGGGTGTCTTGTCATTCCCTGCAGACTAG
- the uvrB gene encoding excinuclease ABC subunit UvrB, producing MAVFQLEAPFKPTGDQPQAITRLVEGLRSGLSEQTLLGVTGSGKTFTMANVIAQYGRPTLVISHNKTLAAQLVSEYRRFFPNNSCEYFISYYDYYQPEAYVPSKDMYIEKETEINEEIERLRNSATRALMTREDVIVVASVSCLFGLGDPREYDTMTLMLEVGKQYDRRQVLRQLIAMQYERNDVEMKPGTFRARGDVIDVRPAYTKDILRLELDGDVLSRLYTMEPVSMKRVWEGTWATIYPGRHHVARQEHIERALGSIEQEMNERVEWFQKQGKLVEAERLRRRTMYDLEMLRETGRCDGIENYSRHIEGRKEGQPPYVLLDYFPQDFLMIVDESHMTIPQINGMYHGDLARKKNLVDYGFRLPSALDNRPLTFDEFKRYMKHVIYTSATPGPYERRHSKQIVEQLVRPTGLVDPEITVRPIKAQVDDLLVEIRKTAERGERVLVTTLTKKTAEMLSEYLTESGVKARYLHSDIGTVERIEIIRELRLGKFDVLVGINLLREGLDIPEVSLVAIMDADKEGFLRSEWALIQTMGRAARNVNGRVILYADHISEAMSSAISETNRRRAYQLRYNEEHGIVPQSVQKDIRDIAQGIASKAAKTVQAKLPDLDVIEMEALMDLIVNLEEDMRKAARDLEFERAAELRDQVKELRARIEGR from the coding sequence ATGGCAGTCTTCCAGCTAGAAGCTCCTTTCAAACCCACAGGTGACCAACCACAGGCGATCACTAGGTTGGTAGAAGGACTGAGGTCAGGGCTCAGTGAGCAGACGCTTCTGGGAGTGACTGGCTCAGGCAAGACTTTCACAATGGCAAACGTCATTGCTCAATACGGACGCCCGACTCTGGTCATATCGCACAACAAGACACTCGCCGCCCAGCTCGTCTCGGAGTATCGGAGGTTCTTCCCCAACAACAGTTGCGAGTACTTCATCTCATACTACGACTACTATCAGCCGGAGGCGTATGTGCCCAGCAAGGACATGTACATCGAGAAGGAGACAGAGATCAACGAGGAGATAGAGCGGCTACGCAACTCAGCCACTAGAGCGCTGATGACTCGTGAGGATGTGATAGTCGTGGCGTCAGTGTCCTGTCTCTTTGGTCTGGGTGACCCCCGCGAATACGACACCATGACATTGATGCTTGAGGTTGGAAAGCAGTATGACCGAAGGCAGGTCCTCAGGCAGCTCATAGCGATGCAGTATGAACGCAACGATGTCGAGATGAAGCCGGGTACATTCAGGGCCCGTGGCGATGTGATTGATGTGCGGCCCGCGTATACGAAGGACATCCTGCGGCTGGAGCTAGATGGGGATGTCCTCTCCAGACTCTACACTATGGAGCCTGTGAGCATGAAGAGAGTCTGGGAGGGGACCTGGGCGACGATATACCCCGGACGACATCATGTTGCAAGACAGGAACACATCGAGCGCGCACTCGGGTCCATTGAGCAGGAGATGAATGAGCGAGTCGAGTGGTTCCAGAAACAGGGAAAGCTCGTGGAGGCCGAGCGACTAAGACGCAGGACCATGTACGACCTCGAGATGCTTCGTGAGACTGGCAGGTGCGATGGCATTGAGAACTACTCACGCCACATTGAGGGGCGCAAGGAAGGGCAGCCACCCTACGTTCTACTGGACTACTTTCCCCAAGACTTCCTCATGATCGTCGACGAGAGCCACATGACAATCCCTCAGATCAATGGGATGTATCACGGCGATCTTGCGCGGAAGAAGAACCTCGTGGACTATGGATTCAGACTGCCCTCTGCGCTCGACAACAGACCACTCACCTTTGACGAGTTCAAGAGGTACATGAAGCACGTCATCTACACAAGTGCGACACCGGGACCGTACGAGAGAAGGCATAGCAAGCAGATAGTCGAGCAGCTCGTGCGACCCACCGGTCTTGTCGACCCGGAGATAACCGTCAGGCCCATCAAGGCCCAGGTAGACGACTTGCTTGTCGAGATACGGAAGACGGCTGAGAGAGGAGAGCGTGTGCTTGTCACGACCCTGACCAAGAAGACCGCAGAGATGCTCTCGGAGTATCTGACGGAATCAGGTGTGAAGGCAAGATACCTCCACTCTGACATTGGCACAGTGGAACGCATCGAGATAATCAGGGAGCTGCGTCTTGGCAAGTTCGATGTCCTGGTGGGCATCAATCTGTTGAGAGAGGGGCTGGACATACCAGAGGTGTCGCTCGTGGCCATAATGGACGCCGACAAGGAGGGCTTCCTCCGTAGCGAGTGGGCACTCATACAGACCATGGGCAGAGCGGCCAGGAATGTCAACGGAAGAGTGATTCTGTACGCAGACCACATCTCTGAGGCGATGAGTTCCGCAATCAGTGAAACGAACAGAAGGCGGGCCTATCAGCTGAGATACAACGAAGAGCATGGGATTGTGCCTCAGAGCGTTCAGAAGGACATCAGAGACATTGCCCAGGGCATCGCATCCAAGGCTGCCAAGACGGTTCAGGCCAAGCTGCCAGATCTTGATGTCATCGAGATGGAGGCGTTGATGGACCTTATAGTCAATCTCGAAGAGGACATGCGCAAGGCAGCCAGAGACCTCGAGTTCGAGAGAGCTGCTGAGTTGAGAGACCAGGTCAAGGAACTGAGAGCGCGGATAGAGGGGCGGTAG